A single Ochrobactrum sp. BTU1 DNA region contains:
- a CDS encoding VOC family protein: MSRHKIYTFLLTADLGAAEAWYTKLFGREADNRPMDTLVQWELFNQAGLGISTDDEIAGRGAIFIVVDDVSAERERLRGVGIMLGDDIPGDYSTLAQVRDPDGNLITFATPPSPNYPPA, encoded by the coding sequence ATGTCACGGCACAAGATTTACACATTTTTGCTGACCGCGGACCTTGGAGCTGCTGAAGCTTGGTATACGAAATTATTCGGGCGTGAAGCTGATAACCGACCCATGGACACACTGGTTCAATGGGAGCTCTTCAATCAGGCGGGCTTGGGGATTTCGACGGATGACGAAATCGCCGGGAGAGGAGCAATCTTCATTGTTGTTGATGACGTTTCCGCAGAACGGGAGAGGTTGCGTGGTGTGGGAATCATGCTGGGCGATGATATCCCCGGGGATTATTCAACGCTCGCGCAAGTGCGTGATCCCGATGGTAACCTGATCACCTTCGCGACGCCTCCTTCACCGAATTATCCGCCGGCTTAA